One Helicobacter ganmani genomic region harbors:
- a CDS encoding Cj0814 family flagellar-dependent secreted protein: MIISQTRNYDNFMQDNKALQQTSNANQIANQKHNLTSNKTEAVKEVLGYGVDSEGFFTSDLNEAAGIPKDYKIYAKDIENFVNYHQNRSDILATHNQVDIAKSLANAYKAFSQLIPQSQSPSFSNKELENMPYAFKMDSNYNVTQTYTYAEYQSALNKDESGILLTFNTFDSRGFSKINAETIFNQADNVSINKYAYQNANGIAKGGVLIAFLNNSSLFFNVNQFLEGETKILGKIIGLDKNISEKELENFKGFMNANKIQSAFGENNDSWNTIEEQLSLQYYIKRSEATGDKDLFKESLSFAQEYQEMIDSSMSLEEFKEKYLDFKERHEEFVKKLKEKENILSQSEKQNSNEETELGSKNKKFKPIQVTSKSETYQDTSFLNTLDFIKSQQKLEQILILFGERSKGNFDIQNFKNFLTSSWKRLDTEV; the protein is encoded by the coding sequence ATGATTATAAGTCAAACTCGCAATTATGATAATTTTATGCAAGATAATAAGGCATTGCAACAAACCTCTAATGCCAATCAAATTGCAAATCAGAAACACAATTTGACTTCCAATAAAACAGAGGCGGTTAAAGAAGTGCTAGGTTATGGTGTAGATAGTGAGGGATTCTTTACGAGTGATTTAAATGAAGCAGCAGGGATTCCAAAGGATTATAAAATCTATGCAAAGGACATTGAAAACTTTGTAAATTATCATCAAAACAGAAGCGATATTCTCGCTACACACAATCAGGTGGATATTGCCAAGAGCCTAGCAAATGCGTATAAAGCTTTTTCTCAACTCATTCCACAAAGCCAAAGCCCGAGCTTCTCTAACAAAGAGTTAGAGAATATGCCCTATGCTTTCAAAATGGATAGCAATTATAATGTTACACAAACCTACACTTATGCAGAATATCAAAGCGCATTAAACAAAGATGAGAGCGGAATATTACTTACCTTTAATACCTTTGATAGTAGAGGTTTTAGCAAAATCAATGCAGAAACAATTTTTAACCAAGCCGACAATGTAAGCATTAATAAATATGCGTATCAAAACGCTAATGGTATAGCCAAAGGTGGTGTTTTGATCGCGTTTTTGAATAATTCTAGTTTATTTTTTAATGTCAATCAGTTCCTAGAGGGAGAAACTAAGATTCTTGGTAAAATTATAGGGCTTGACAAAAATATCAGTGAAAAAGAGCTTGAAAATTTTAAAGGCTTTATGAATGCAAACAAGATTCAAAGTGCTTTTGGTGAAAATAATGATTCTTGGAATACGATAGAGGAGCAGTTGTCGTTGCAATATTATATTAAAAGAAGTGAAGCAACAGGGGATAAAGACTTATTCAAAGAATCTTTAAGTTTCGCGCAAGAATATCAAGAAATGATTGATTCTAGTATGAGTTTAGAGGAATTTAAAGAAAAATATCTTGACTTTAAAGAAAGGCACGAGGAATTTGTAAAAAAACTTAAAGAAAAAGAAAATATTTTATCCCAAAGTGAAAAACAAAATAGCAATGAGGAAACAGAATTGGGAAGTAAAAACAAAAAATTTAAACCAATCCAAGTAACAAGTAAAAGCGAAACTTATCAAGATACGAGCTTTTTAAACACTTTAGATTTTATTAAAAGTCAGCAGAAGCTAGAACAAATCTTAATACTTTTTGGAGAAAGGAGTAAAGGAAACTTTGATATTCAAAACTTTAAAAACTTCCTTACTTCCTCTTGGAAAAGACTAGATACAGAGGTTTAA
- a CDS encoding bacteriocin: MLKKILSIAVMSSLFSSGALAEDLLAKITNGALSDTSKGVRLLSAEEEKQVVGGYVVADFGSGNEWYGIALYTANELQKGGLCGLGIENCAAPSAGRLQDYAEIVNNTIGFFPVYIVRRSIKVSDLGRPYVLFNYQVGMLDTNMQLYKFGSTTSSIYLKNNLVIKELQNHFKTRFESNLGGWYAR, translated from the coding sequence ATGTTAAAGAAAATTCTTAGTATTGCGGTAATGAGTAGTTTATTTTCAAGTGGTGCATTGGCAGAGGATTTGTTGGCAAAAATAACCAATGGTGCATTAAGTGATACAAGTAAGGGTGTAAGGCTCTTAAGCGCAGAGGAGGAAAAGCAGGTTGTAGGGGGGTATGTGGTAGCAGACTTTGGCTCTGGAAATGAATGGTATGGAATAGCATTATATACAGCAAATGAATTACAAAAAGGGGGTTTATGCGGTTTAGGCATTGAAAATTGCGCTGCGCCAAGTGCTGGAAGATTGCAAGACTATGCAGAAATTGTGAATAACACAATAGGCTTTTTCCCTGTTTATATAGTAAGAAGAAGCATTAAGGTTTCCGATTTGGGACGCCCTTATGTTCTTTTTAATTATCAAGTCGGAATGCTTGATACAAATATGCAACTTTACAAGTTTGGCTCTACAACCTCAAGCATTTATTTAAAAAACAATTTGGTAATTAAGGAGCTACAAAATCATTTTAAAACAAGATTTGAATCTAATCTTGGTGGTTGGTATGCAAGATAA
- a CDS encoding C39 family peptidase, with amino-acid sequence MKNLIRICLLFSLLQSLANAEFIVQSYQEIKNQRVIRQSYEESCGASSLATLLNILNQNNFTELEILKTMSESKLNTDMVSFTDLKAAVQKLGFKANSYSLDREILNQLVKIPMLVKIENDPRFPHFVVIINHKGNYLQIFDPNYGEYISSKKEFYSIWDRDKKGGYALIVAPKKDLKSFNLTLPRSLNLIFSPFSLH; translated from the coding sequence ATGAAAAACTTGATAAGAATTTGTCTGCTTTTTTCTTTGCTTCAAAGCCTTGCCAATGCAGAATTTATCGTGCAATCCTATCAAGAAATAAAGAATCAAAGAGTGATAAGACAAAGCTATGAGGAATCCTGCGGTGCTTCCTCGCTTGCTACATTACTAAATATCTTAAATCAAAACAATTTCACTGAATTAGAAATCTTAAAAACAATGAGTGAGAGCAAACTAAACACAGATATGGTAAGCTTCACAGATTTGAAAGCAGCGGTTCAAAAACTAGGCTTTAAGGCTAATTCCTATTCTTTGGACAGAGAGATTCTTAATCAACTTGTAAAGATTCCAATGCTTGTAAAGATTGAAAACGACCCTAGATTTCCTCACTTTGTAGTGATTATCAACCACAAAGGCAATTATTTGCAAATCTTTGACCCAAACTATGGCGAATATATCAGCTCTAAAAAAGAATTTTATAGTATATGGGATAGGGACAAAAAGGGAGGTTATGCGCTGATTGTAGCTCCCAAAAAAGATTTAAAATCATTCAATTTAACCCTACCGCGCTCTTTAAATCTCATTTTTTCTCCTTTTAGCTTGCATTGA